In endosymbiont of unidentified scaly snail isolate Monju, the following are encoded in one genomic region:
- the phoR gene encoding phosphate regulon sensor histidine kinase PhoR, protein MHEQFRAELLRLLAVAALVGLFGWASQAWALALLVGLGGLVLWQLYQVWLLEEWLVGGGGEDLRGVWRSVAEHIERVRLRARQRKKRLSRLLHRFHDTLETMPDAAVILDQRLRVQWFNSAARELLGLDAGEPVVGRPLPELLDDPALADWLRQGADASPLERRIGAAGERELELRVAPFAKDQLLLTAHDVTELKRVQTVRRDFIANVSHELRTPLTVVVGYLEMLAEEDLPGEVHDALAASLRQAERMQQLVADLLMLSRLELEDDRPPREPVDVPALLEHLVEDARRLNGDQHPVTLHLQSRAGLLGSESELASAFGNLLFNAILHTPPGTPVDLYWEVDDDGARFCVLDQGPGIPPEHLDRLTERFYRVDKSRSRERGGTGLGLSIVRHVLLRHDAVIEIESQVGEGSRFCCIFPNVRIVPA, encoded by the coding sequence GTGCATGAGCAGTTTCGCGCCGAGCTCCTGAGGCTGCTGGCGGTTGCCGCCCTGGTTGGCCTGTTCGGTTGGGCGAGTCAGGCCTGGGCGCTGGCCCTGCTGGTCGGCCTCGGCGGCCTGGTGCTGTGGCAGCTGTACCAGGTCTGGCTGCTCGAGGAATGGCTTGTCGGTGGTGGCGGCGAGGACCTGCGCGGGGTCTGGCGATCGGTGGCCGAGCACATCGAACGAGTGCGTTTGCGTGCGCGTCAGCGCAAGAAACGTCTGAGCCGCCTGTTGCACCGTTTTCACGATACTCTCGAGACCATGCCGGATGCTGCGGTCATCCTCGACCAGCGCCTGCGTGTGCAGTGGTTCAACTCGGCAGCGCGCGAACTGCTGGGACTGGATGCCGGCGAGCCGGTTGTCGGCCGTCCTCTGCCCGAACTGCTGGATGATCCGGCGCTGGCCGACTGGTTGCGCCAGGGGGCCGATGCTTCGCCACTGGAGCGCCGTATCGGGGCGGCGGGCGAACGCGAACTGGAGTTGCGGGTTGCTCCCTTCGCCAAGGATCAGCTGTTGCTTACCGCGCATGACGTGACCGAGCTCAAGCGCGTGCAGACGGTACGCCGCGACTTTATCGCCAATGTCTCGCACGAGTTGCGTACCCCGCTCACCGTGGTCGTCGGCTACCTGGAGATGCTCGCCGAGGAAGACCTGCCCGGCGAGGTGCACGATGCCCTGGCTGCTTCGCTGCGCCAGGCCGAACGCATGCAGCAATTGGTCGCCGACCTGCTGATGCTCTCGCGTCTGGAACTGGAAGACGACCGCCCGCCACGCGAGCCGGTGGATGTGCCCGCGCTGCTCGAACACCTGGTCGAGGATGCCCGTCGACTGAACGGAGACCAGCATCCTGTCACCCTGCACCTGCAATCACGCGCCGGCCTGCTGGGCAGCGAGAGCGAGCTGGCCTCGGCCTTCGGCAATCTGCTGTTCAATGCCATTCTGCACACCCCGCCCGGCACCCCGGTCGACCTGTACTGGGAAGTTGATGACGATGGCGCGCGCTTCTGCGTGCTCGACCAGGGGCCTGGTATCCCGCCGGAGCACCTGGATCGTCTCACGGAGCGCTTCTATCGCGTGGACAAGAGCCGCTCACGCGAACGCGGTGGCACCGGCCTGGGTCTGTCCATCGTGCGCCATGTATTGCTGCGACACGACGCTGTCATCGAAATCGAGAGCCAGGTCGGGGAGGGGAGCCGGTTTTGTTGTATCTTTCCGAACGTGAGGATCGTGCCGGCCTGA
- a CDS encoding glycosyltransferase family 4 protein, with amino-acid sequence MKGLLITRNFPPLLGGMERLNWHVADELARHGTVTVVAPEGSAARAPTGVVVHEVPGRPLWRFLLGALVSGIRQARGLRPDVVLAGSGLTAPLAWMTARLSGARAAVYVHGLDVVARHWLYRLLWIPFLRRMDRVIANSRATAALAEAAGVAPMRIEIIPPGVTLPEAITAEERETARRTFRQCHDLGDGPLLLSVGRLTTRKGMLEFVRDVFPEIVRQVPEAQLAIIGGEPAQALYAGVQSVEQIRSVAEKAGVAGKVRFLGEFTEWERLREAYLAADVHVFPVRSIPGDPEGFGMVAVEAAAHGLPTVAYATGGVVDAVADGVSGWLVPPGDTDAFAAAVVDNLEAPLSLLAMHAHAEQFARPNFGERLARALQGS; translated from the coding sequence TTGAAGGGATTGCTGATCACCCGCAATTTTCCGCCACTGCTTGGTGGTATGGAGCGTCTCAACTGGCATGTGGCTGACGAGCTGGCTCGGCACGGTACCGTGACCGTGGTGGCCCCGGAAGGATCGGCAGCGCGGGCGCCAACCGGGGTGGTCGTCCACGAAGTGCCGGGCCGTCCCCTGTGGCGTTTCTTGCTCGGCGCCCTGGTGTCCGGTATCCGGCAGGCACGCGGCCTGCGCCCCGACGTGGTCCTGGCCGGCAGTGGCCTGACCGCGCCCCTTGCCTGGATGACCGCGCGATTGTCCGGAGCGCGTGCGGCCGTCTATGTGCATGGTCTGGATGTGGTGGCACGGCATTGGCTCTATCGCTTGCTGTGGATCCCGTTTCTGCGGCGGATGGACCGGGTCATCGCCAACAGTCGCGCCACGGCGGCCCTGGCCGAGGCGGCAGGCGTCGCTCCCATGCGTATCGAGATCATCCCGCCGGGCGTGACCTTGCCGGAAGCGATCACCGCCGAAGAACGCGAAACCGCCCGGCGCACTTTCCGGCAATGTCATGACCTGGGTGATGGCCCCTTGCTGCTCTCGGTCGGGCGCCTGACCACCCGCAAGGGCATGCTCGAGTTCGTGCGCGATGTGTTTCCGGAGATCGTCCGCCAGGTACCCGAGGCGCAACTGGCGATCATCGGTGGAGAACCCGCCCAGGCCCTGTATGCTGGCGTGCAGTCGGTAGAGCAGATTCGCTCGGTGGCCGAGAAGGCCGGTGTGGCGGGCAAGGTCCGTTTTCTCGGGGAATTCACCGAATGGGAGCGCTTGCGCGAGGCCTACCTGGCTGCGGATGTGCATGTCTTTCCGGTGCGCAGCATTCCGGGTGATCCCGAAGGTTTCGGCATGGTAGCGGTAGAGGCGGCAGCGCATGGTCTGCCGACCGTGGCTTATGCGACGGGAGGGGTGGTGGATGCGGTGGCTGATGGGGTGTCGGGGTGGCTGGTGCCGCCCGGCGATACCGATGCCTTCGCCGCTGCGGTGGTCGACAATCTTGAAGCACCTCTGTCCCTTTTGGCGATGCACGCTCATGCGGAGCAGTTTGCCCGGCCAAACTTCGGCGAGCGGCTGGCACGTGCTCTGCAGGGGAGCTGA
- the pstC gene encoding phosphate ABC transporter permease subunit PstC, giving the protein MSLSMLFLLLVAYALAAYWLGRRVVLGRVDGDARRLHSLPRYHGYRVALLAGLPPLVLLVLWLAFDQAVIGHLVMQSLPESMRTLSEAERSLLLNDIRNLATGNIASGVPDPALTAAVERYRSLSGWSNMALPVLLLLVGLGGLGWGLLRVHPGLRARTSVERVVHVLLLASASIAILTTLGIVLSVLFEALRFFETVPLGDFLFGLEWSPQIAIRVDQVGASGAFGMVPLFAGTLMIAGIALAVAVPVGLFSAIWLAEFAGARARAWIKPLLEILAGIPTVVYGFFAALVVAPLVRGLGESLGLAVSSESALAAGLVMGVMIIPFVSPLSDDVITAVPQSLRDGSLALGATPAETVLRVVVPAALPGIVGGVLLAASRAIGETMIVVMAAGVGARLTANPLDSVTTITVQIVTLLVGDQEFDSPKTLAAFALGLVLFLATLLLNVLALYVVRRYREAYE; this is encoded by the coding sequence ATGAGCCTGTCGATGCTGTTTTTATTGTTGGTGGCGTACGCCCTGGCCGCTTACTGGCTGGGGCGTCGCGTCGTGCTGGGTCGGGTGGATGGCGATGCCCGGCGCCTGCATTCGCTGCCGCGTTATCACGGCTACCGGGTAGCCCTGCTGGCAGGGTTGCCGCCGCTGGTGCTGCTGGTGTTGTGGCTGGCTTTCGACCAGGCAGTGATTGGCCACCTTGTGATGCAGTCGCTGCCCGAGTCGATGCGCACGCTGTCCGAGGCGGAGCGCAGCCTGTTGCTCAACGACATCCGCAATCTGGCGACTGGCAACATCGCCTCGGGCGTGCCCGATCCGGCGCTGACTGCGGCGGTCGAGCGTTACCGTAGCCTGTCAGGCTGGTCGAACATGGCCCTGCCAGTGCTGTTGCTGCTGGTCGGCCTCGGCGGCCTGGGGTGGGGGCTGTTGCGCGTGCATCCGGGTTTGCGGGCGCGTACCAGCGTTGAACGGGTAGTTCATGTGCTGCTGCTGGCGAGTGCTTCGATCGCCATCCTCACCACCCTGGGCATCGTCCTCTCGGTGTTGTTCGAGGCCTTGCGTTTCTTCGAGACGGTGCCATTGGGCGATTTCCTGTTCGGCCTGGAATGGAGCCCGCAGATCGCCATCCGTGTCGACCAGGTGGGTGCCAGCGGTGCTTTCGGCATGGTGCCCCTGTTTGCTGGCACGCTCATGATCGCCGGCATCGCGCTGGCAGTGGCGGTGCCGGTCGGCCTGTTCTCGGCCATCTGGCTGGCCGAGTTTGCGGGTGCGCGGGCGCGAGCCTGGATCAAGCCGCTGCTCGAGATCCTGGCCGGCATCCCGACCGTGGTGTATGGCTTCTTCGCCGCCCTGGTGGTGGCCCCGCTGGTGCGCGGCCTGGGCGAGTCGCTGGGCCTGGCCGTCTCTTCCGAGAGCGCGCTGGCCGCCGGCCTGGTGATGGGGGTGATGATCATCCCCTTCGTCTCGCCCCTCTCGGATGACGTGATCACCGCCGTGCCGCAGTCACTGCGTGATGGTTCGCTGGCGCTGGGCGCGACCCCGGCCGAAACGGTGTTGCGTGTGGTGGTGCCTGCAGCGCTTCCGGGCATCGTCGGTGGCGTGTTGCTGGCGGCCTCGCGTGCCATCGGCGAGACCATGATCGTGGTGATGGCCGCTGGCGTGGGCGCACGCCTGACTGCCAATCCGCTGGACTCGGTGACCACCATCACGGTGCAGATCGTCACCCTGCTGGTCGGCGACCAGGAATTCGACAGCCCCAAGACCCTGGCAGCCTTTGCCCTGGGGCTGGTGCTGTTCCTGGCCACCCTGTTGCTCAACGTGCTGGCGCTGTACGTCGTACGCCGTTATCGGGAAGCCTATGAGTAA
- the phoU gene encoding phosphate signaling complex protein PhoU — protein sequence MNGTVSNGHILRGFDKDMRKLRKRVLKMAGLVRGQMERLQLALGHDSTEQARQVIEGDRPIDLQEVKVDSFIVSLLARRAPVGRDLRYVVATSRIVTELERLGDEMTQIARVLCQESLPESGCDGHSPRSEVQHLMGHLIMLLDTALRAYEEDDARQSEVIVAGELPEQIDLRNRLKYLVECVFDNRQDVAEAVNFMLVLKSLDRGKRHIDNIAEHVIYLVTGEDIRHQ from the coding sequence ATGAACGGCACGGTATCGAACGGCCATATCCTAAGAGGCTTCGACAAGGATATGCGCAAACTGCGCAAGCGGGTGCTCAAGATGGCTGGCCTGGTGCGTGGCCAGATGGAGCGACTGCAGCTGGCGCTGGGACACGATTCCACCGAACAGGCGCGGCAGGTCATCGAGGGGGATCGTCCCATCGACTTGCAGGAAGTGAAAGTGGACAGCTTCATCGTCAGCCTGCTGGCACGGCGCGCGCCCGTCGGCAGGGACCTTCGCTATGTGGTGGCGACCTCGCGTATCGTCACCGAGTTAGAGCGCCTCGGCGACGAGATGACCCAGATTGCACGGGTGCTGTGCCAGGAGTCGCTGCCGGAAAGCGGTTGCGACGGGCACTCTCCCCGCAGCGAGGTGCAGCACCTGATGGGGCATCTGATCATGCTGCTGGATACGGCACTTCGCGCTTATGAGGAGGACGACGCCAGGCAGTCCGAGGTCATAGTGGCTGGTGAGCTGCCCGAGCAGATCGATTTGCGAAATCGTTTGAAGTACCTTGTTGAGTGCGTGTTCGATAATCGGCAGGATGTGGCCGAGGCGGTGAACTTCATGCTGGTGCTGAAATCCCTGGACCGGGGCAAGCGTCACATCGACAATATCGCCGAGCACGTCATCTACCTGGTGACCGGAGAAGACATACGCCATCAATGA
- a CDS encoding response regulator, with product MTTILFVEDEAPIRDMVRFALSRAGMEMLEAGSVAEAEHLLAVRRPDLVLLDWMLPERSGIALLRHIRQHEGLSDIPVILLTALAEEAQRVQGLEAGADDYVVKPFSPPELIARIRAVLRRDLDGRLRLGELVLDPATRQVECEGSPVPLGPTEFRLLRFLLQNPNRVYSRGQLLDRVWGDDVALEERTVDVSVRRLRKALAPFGLDGCIETVRGAGYRLVSAGA from the coding sequence ATGACCACCATTCTGTTCGTCGAGGACGAGGCCCCCATCCGCGACATGGTGCGCTTTGCGCTGTCGCGCGCCGGCATGGAGATGCTGGAGGCTGGCAGCGTGGCCGAGGCCGAGCACCTGCTGGCGGTGCGCCGGCCCGACCTGGTGCTGCTCGACTGGATGTTGCCCGAACGCAGTGGCATCGCCTTGCTGCGGCATATCCGGCAGCACGAGGGGTTGAGCGACATCCCGGTGATCCTGCTCACCGCGCTGGCCGAGGAGGCTCAGCGGGTACAGGGGCTGGAGGCCGGCGCCGACGACTACGTGGTCAAGCCCTTTTCCCCACCCGAATTGATCGCGCGCATCCGCGCCGTGCTGCGCCGTGACCTGGACGGCCGGTTGCGGCTGGGCGAGCTGGTGCTCGACCCCGCTACCCGGCAGGTAGAGTGTGAGGGAAGCCCAGTGCCGCTGGGGCCGACCGAGTTTCGCCTGTTGCGTTTTCTGCTGCAAAACCCGAACCGGGTGTATAGCCGGGGTCAGTTGCTCGACCGGGTATGGGGCGACGATGTCGCGCTCGAGGAGCGCACCGTGGACGTGAGCGTGCGCCGGCTACGCAAGGCGTTGGCCCCGTTCGGCCTGGACGGATGCATCGAAACGGTGCGCGGTGCGGGCTACCGGCTGGTATCTGCCGGTGCATGA
- the pstB gene encoding phosphate ABC transporter ATP-binding protein PstB, translating to MAIADRRALFQSVVEAALAAGDAAQPEVVESTLGTPFLERKVSLRARNVNVFYGEKQAIKDVSIDIGKHQVTAFIGPSGCGKSTFLRCFNRMNDTIEGCRVEGEIHLDDEDIHAPEMDVVPLRARVDMVFQKPNPFPKSIYENIAYGPRLHGLAASRADLDELVENSLRRAGLWDEVKDRLDAPGTGLSGGQQQRLCIARAIAIHPEVILMDEPCSALDPIATARVEELIDELRERYTIIIVTHSMQQAARVSQRTAYFHMGRLVEVDKTERIFTNPAHKLTEAYITGRFG from the coding sequence ATGGCGATTGCCGATCGACGCGCCTTGTTCCAGTCGGTGGTGGAGGCGGCCCTGGCCGCGGGTGATGCCGCGCAGCCAGAGGTCGTCGAGAGCACCCTGGGTACCCCCTTCCTCGAGCGCAAGGTCAGCCTGCGCGCACGCAATGTCAACGTGTTCTATGGTGAAAAACAGGCGATCAAGGATGTGTCGATCGATATCGGCAAACACCAGGTGACCGCCTTCATCGGCCCCTCGGGGTGTGGCAAGTCGACCTTCCTGCGTTGCTTCAACCGCATGAACGACACCATCGAGGGCTGTCGCGTGGAAGGCGAGATCCACCTCGATGACGAGGACATTCATGCGCCAGAGATGGACGTGGTGCCGCTGCGCGCGCGGGTGGACATGGTGTTCCAGAAGCCCAACCCCTTTCCCAAGTCGATCTACGAGAACATCGCCTACGGCCCGCGGCTGCATGGCCTGGCGGCGAGTCGGGCCGACCTGGACGAGCTGGTGGAAAACTCGCTGCGTCGCGCCGGCCTGTGGGACGAGGTGAAAGACCGCCTGGATGCGCCGGGCACGGGCCTGTCCGGTGGCCAGCAGCAGCGATTGTGTATCGCTCGCGCTATTGCCATTCATCCCGAGGTGATCCTGATGGACGAGCCCTGCTCGGCGCTGGATCCGATCGCCACTGCACGGGTGGAGGAGCTGATCGACGAGCTGCGCGAGCGCTACACCATCATCATCGTCACCCATTCGATGCAGCAGGCGGCACGTGTCTCGCAACGTACCGCCTATTTTCACATGGGACGCCTGGTCGAGGTGGACAAGACCGAACGGATCTTCACCAACCCGGCACACAAACTGACCGAGGCCTACATCACGGGCCGCTTTGGGTAA
- the pstA gene encoding phosphate ABC transporter permease PstA: MSKKKNKPLVKRRAIREAVLQGLARRRRRDRLLRLAGIGAIVLGLSFLAVMLVSLVSLGQSAFWQTHIRLELRLDPERLDPQGNGSLDSLSAGDYAGVIKQALRARFPEARKRREKRELYRLVSSGAAWALRDQVVADPELLGQWRAFWLLADDEVDQWFKHGEAGGVRLSERQRHWLESLRAEGAIDTFFNWTFFRNGDSREPELAGIRGALAGSFYALLVTLALSLPLGVAAAIYLEELAPRNRWTDFIEVNINNLAAVPSIVFGLLGLAVFLNFLDLPRSASLVGGLVLTLMTLPTIIITGRAALKAVLPSIREAALGIGASRMQTVFHHVLPQALPGMLTGTIIGMAQALGETAPLLMIGMVAFIVDVPQGITDPATVLPVQIYLWADSPERAFMERTAAAILVLLLFLVLMNLVAILLRRRFEKRW; this comes from the coding sequence ATGAGTAAGAAAAAGAACAAGCCGCTGGTCAAGCGCCGCGCCATCCGCGAGGCGGTGCTGCAGGGTCTGGCACGTCGCCGCCGGCGCGACCGCCTGTTGCGCCTGGCCGGTATCGGTGCCATCGTGCTGGGGCTGTCGTTTCTGGCCGTCATGCTGGTCAGCCTGGTGAGCCTGGGGCAGTCGGCCTTCTGGCAGACACACATCCGCCTCGAGCTGAGGCTGGACCCCGAACGCCTCGATCCCCAGGGCAACGGTTCGCTGGATTCGTTGAGCGCCGGTGACTATGCGGGGGTGATCAAGCAGGCCCTGCGCGCACGTTTCCCCGAGGCGCGCAAGCGCCGCGAGAAGCGTGAGCTCTACCGGCTGGTGAGCAGCGGCGCGGCCTGGGCCTTGCGCGACCAGGTGGTGGCAGACCCTGAACTGCTGGGGCAGTGGCGTGCCTTCTGGTTGCTCGCCGACGACGAGGTCGATCAGTGGTTCAAGCATGGTGAGGCGGGTGGTGTCCGCTTGAGCGAGCGCCAGCGCCACTGGCTGGAGTCCCTGCGCGCGGAGGGGGCGATCGACACCTTCTTCAACTGGACATTCTTCCGCAATGGCGACTCGCGCGAGCCGGAACTGGCCGGCATCCGCGGGGCGCTCGCCGGTTCCTTCTACGCCCTGCTGGTCACCCTGGCGTTGTCATTGCCACTGGGCGTGGCGGCGGCCATCTACCTGGAAGAGCTCGCGCCGCGCAACCGCTGGACCGACTTTATCGAGGTCAACATCAACAACCTGGCGGCCGTGCCGTCGATCGTGTTCGGCCTGCTGGGGCTGGCGGTGTTTCTGAACTTTCTCGACCTGCCGCGTTCGGCGTCGCTGGTCGGCGGTCTGGTGCTCACCCTGATGACGCTGCCGACCATCATCATCACCGGGCGCGCGGCGCTCAAGGCGGTGCTGCCTTCGATCCGCGAGGCAGCACTGGGCATCGGCGCCTCGCGCATGCAGACGGTGTTTCACCACGTGCTGCCGCAGGCCCTGCCGGGCATGCTCACCGGTACCATCATCGGCATGGCGCAGGCGCTGGGCGAGACCGCGCCCCTGTTGATGATCGGCATGGTGGCCTTCATCGTCGATGTGCCGCAGGGCATTACCGATCCGGCCACGGTGCTGCCGGTGCAGATCTACCTGTGGGCCGACAGCCCCGAACGCGCCTTTATGGAACGTACCGCGGCGGCCATCCTGGTGTTGCTGCTGTTCCTGGTGCTGATGAACCTGGTGGCCATCCTGTTGCGCCGCCGCTTCGAGAAACGCTGGTAA